The sequence below is a genomic window from Melospiza georgiana isolate bMelGeo1 chromosome 6, bMelGeo1.pri, whole genome shotgun sequence.
TACTGTTTCAGAAGAAGCTTTTTCATTTCCTGTATCATAACCTTCGATACAAGGCTCCAGGTAAGCGTTCAGAACTGCTGATATGGGAACATTATAATGTGGATAATAAAAGAGATCATGGGGTATCACAGATACTTTTGAAGAACTGGATACCACTTCAGCTGCAGATTCAACTTCATCACAGCTGTCCAGGTCCTCTGGAGTTTTAGGTATATCTGAGAGAGAGTCATCAGATGTTTCCTGCTGTGTAGATAGTGCTTGGCTTTTGAGATTAGAATCATTCAGTGAACAAGtgtttgtttctattgtctcaaGGCCAGGTGATTCCTTTGGATGTTCATCTTGTGAAAGTGTCTCTAGTTCCTTATTTAGAAGGTGGAGAATGTACTTCTGTGTATCTTCTTGTTTTGATGAATCTTCTGGTAAAATAATTGAAGACTGGGGTTTGCTGTCTTCAACTTTATTAATAGAATCATCTGTAAGTATACCAGAAGTCCAGGATACTGGACTCAAAGAAGAAGTATTGGCTGAAAGGCTCTTGGTTTCATTGTCATATTCAGTAGGGGTTTCCTTAGTTAATTCTTCAGAGTATTCTTCAAAAGAGTCGACAGAATTTTTCTGATCTGTCAGAACAGCTGGAGAAAGCTCATCATTTTGTTTCAGTGGATCATCAGAGATGCTCTCTTCACCTGACGTGAATTTATCATTTGGAACCTCCCAAGAGGAGTTGGATTCAATTACAGGTCCTGTAATTTTCAGTGAGGTAGGCCTTTGAGGCTCCTCTTCAGATGCTTCCTGTAAATCGCCTGACACTTGACTCAGTTTCCCATTACAATTTTCAGAAATGGTTTCTGATGGGATTCTCTCAGGGATATCATGAATATGGACCTTTGGAGGAGCCGGATGACTCCTCTCATGATTAACAGTATacatgttttcttcattttcacttAAAATCAAGATTTTGCCCTCCTTCTCTGACGGTGTGTCTTTGATGTGGACATATGTGGACTCAATTGGAAGCTCCCTGTCAGGATCTGTAAAGTCTTCCTGTAAGTGATGATACACCATTAGAAGACAAATCCTAGCTCAGATACCATTTTACATTTCCCAAACACAATGGAAAGAATAAATACCTAGTCTTTCAGTCCATTACCTTCTGAACTGCCAATTAATAACTCACTTATTTTGAAAGTAGGAAAACTAATTTGGCAAGTCAAGTGCCTTGAACAGAGCTCAATGTCAAGAAGGCAGTTGTACAGGAAGATCAGAATGCAGACAAGCCTACTCCTCAATTGTTAATGTATTTATCTCTCCTTGCTGCACCTGTGGAGACAACTGACTTGGCTTTTTGACACAATCCCAAACCCTGGGAATAACATAAATCTAACAGCTCAAATAAATCCACTGTGAAATACCAGCTCTATTAAAAGAAAGATAGTTTTTAACTTTGCTCATAAAAATGTCAACAAGTTTTAATGTCAACCAATCTTATTGCTCATCTAATCTAATAATAATTATTAgattaatataataattttaattccaATTGCTTTAGTAATGCCCACCAATTTTATCAACTACAAAATATATGCCAATTGTAACCTTCAGTcaagaaatgagagaaaatgcCTGTTTTTTCAAAAGGCCTTTGCCAGTTCTTGCCACTGTCAACCCTTAGTTAATCCTcaattctttatttttgcatCAAAGTCCTGCAGTTTGTGTCATGCTTGTAATGAGTGCTTTTTACTGTTGTATTGACAAGATTCAGCTTTTGGGGTCTTGTGTCTCATACATGCTAAATTCAGACTGATCATGGCCCTCAAACTTGAGAGGATagaagcaaaaattaaattcaaagtCCAATGAATCATTATAGATAAAGGAATAAATTTCAGTCTTATTTAAAACCAATATAGCAAAGTAGTAGATTCCTATGAAACCAATTCTAACCTCTAAGAGTTACAATtgaatataaatgtataaaagCACAATTCTACCTTCAGCATTTTAATAATCACCAATGAAAGCCCATTTCACTGGATTTAacaaaaatgtggaaaaaattaaacccaggtttgttgtttattttaaatagctAAAAAGAAACCTAGAAAATAAATCTGACTTTATTACATACACCAAGGCAAATTAAAGAAATGACATGACACAGCAGTAAACACATACCCCTTCCAGCTCCGGGAAGTGCTCCAGGAATTGTGCCACATATGTCACAATTGACTGTTCATCGGGGGACTCCACCATGATATCTGTGGAGACAGACGTGAGGGGCttgagcacacacagctctgaaaCACTCTTGCAGAGGAACAGATTGTCAGACATTTATCCTGCCATTATGGGCACAGAAATAACAGCTACAaacacttctcttttttctgaCAGATAAGAGAGATGCTCTTCACTGCTGATGGCACTTGACAGAGTTCTCAACATCCCATTCACATTCACTTCTTCCTATTTCCAAACACATACTGAACCCCGATCAGGGCTCTCTTTTCATTCACTTTTATACTGCCATTCATGCTGTTGTCAGTAGACAGTTGGCTGCTGTTGAGTGACAATATAGAGGTTTATTTTTAGCAGGATGGCCCAGTCTTCTACCAGGTGATGAAAGTGCAATTGTGCTTTCAATCATGACACCAAGGCCTAGTGCCGGTCTCATAGAGTTCAGTAAAAAGAACGACATGAAATCcatttatatgtattttatatacaCATGCACACTTAGCTTTACAGGTATAAATACttgtgtgtatatatgcatGGCAAAGGGAAAACTGGGAGATGCAGATGCATTTGAATGGGTATGTCTTCATTTACCTGGTATGGGAGCCTCGTATCGCTCATCCTGGAGCGACATTTAGTCTGCAGCCTCGGTGTTACAGAACACTGCTAATGCACTGAGACACCCCTCAGCACAACAATTGATGCCCTCTATGAGTGCAGATGTCACAAAGCATCTAAGCAGGAACCAGGACCAGCTATAAACATAGCTAAACAGAGGCATAGTGTACATAGCTAAAACCACAGTAGGATCCTTGACCTCAAGGAGCTTACAAATGACTGGAAGCATGCAATTACAAATATGACTGGAAGCATACAATTACAAGCCACTGACcgtttttatttttcttctcaaaaagCTCAGCACAGTGATCCCATCAGCAGCCTAATCACTGTTGGGTTTTTGGTATGTATCACAAGGCAATATTCATTAATTCAGTGTAGACTGAGTGTTTCCCAAAAAAGCTGACATGTTTACCTTCAGGTTCGAGGAGCCGAGGGACACCCAGTTTATTCTGTGCTATGCTGAAAGCATCCTCCAGGTTTTCTCGTGCTGATTTCTCCAGTGCATGCTTCATGTCTACCAAAGTACAATCTATGGCTTTTATGACAGCTAAGAAAGCAAGGCCACTCCTCCAACTACTCGTGAAGTCCTGGACTGCAACGCCATACCTAAACAGAATTACATCCATTTTACATGGGTGGTTTGTTACAAAATCCAAAGTAAAGGCATCATCATTTTCAGACTCCTGAAAGTTAAAACGTAAGGTTGCTGAGTAGCACTTGTCATATTTGAGATATTTTTTTGGATTTCAGCATCTAGAAATACATTCAGAAAACACATGGGTTCACAAACTGAATTGGTGTGGCTAATAGCTGACACCAACCTGCTTGTAGGAAGTAGTTAGTCAAAACAAAGCCCTTAAGAATTCAGCAACCACATTTAACATTCACAAAACCAAATGTCTCTGTGATTCCTGTTTTTGTTGCTCTCCAGCATTTTAATGCCATAGCTTGGGAAAAGTTCcaagatttaaatatttaaacacatAAGCATAAATGATTCACATTCCTGTGTACTTGGCCTTCTATAGCAGAAAAACTGCCAAATGCAAATGGTGTCAGCATATGCATAAACCACAAGAGTGTTAGATGCCCAAAGTTTTGGAGGAAAAACAGCCATCAAACTTGCAATGGAATACAGCCCCAAAATAGAAAATTCTGCACAGATCATGAGATAACAGGATTACAATGATGCTATTAAGTTTTAAATACTGCAGTTGCAAGAATAATTTTCTCTTATTAGATCTTTTCAATTTGCACTCTTTGACTGGGCTGAAAAGTCTGTGGCCTTCACTTCTCAGTTCCTCACTTTCTTTGTTCCACCTATTAATAACCACATCAGCATTAATTTGGACTAAAACTGTACTTCCTCTATGGTCTGCACTGGCAGCAGTGAACTACAGGGGGCAAGTTTATCTGCTCAGCAAGCACCCTTAGCTTCCCTGGAGATAACCAAGGGATGATGCAGTCCACAGGACCAAGTATTTAAGATGTAAATTTTTGTCTTCAACACTAGAAAATTTGTGTTCAAAGGCAAGATAAAAATCCAGAGACAAAACCAAATATTCAGCTAACCAACCTGTATAGGTAACTTTGACACATACTCTCTTTAATAAAAACTCTCTGCCAGTCACTACTTCAAATAACAATACATGTAAAATACACCCCAAGCATTTGCATGAGCATGAGACATCTTACACTACAGTTTTTTAACCTGTTAGTAACTCTGCCAAGACAAAGCATTTCTACACAAAATGCTTTGGTGAAAGAACCACTTTTTATTAAAGGGGAGAGAGATGTCTTGTGCACTGGAAATCCACTCAAATGTTACAAGTTCAGGAGAAGTGACTTAAATTTCACCCCCTTCCCCTCTTTAATACTGGGGAAGGAGGGACTCTGGTAGGGGCTCTGTCCTTCAAGGCACTCTGGAATACACAGAGAAGCTTCCTCTGGGCTACTGCTTAATTTAAAAGGCTGCTGATGAAGTCTTTcagtacatttattttttcagttcaCCCCCTGCTTATACCTGACCTTTAATCAGATGTCAAAGAGACTGCATGAAAGCTGGGGTCTGGGGAGTAGAAAATGATCCTGTTTTAAACAGCACCAAGCAGGTTAGTGCAAGTTAACATTTAACACTCAAActctggagccagcagcagccttcAAGGTCAGATGGCTGCTGTGAACACATGGTCATAGTGAAACACCCCCCTCAGAGACACTGTGCTCCCCAAATTCAACAGCAGAAGAAGCCACAGCACATGGCAACACACCCATGGGGCAGGACAGAGAAAAGAGACTCAGCTTCAGAGGGGCAGGTGGCAAGACACTGTTTTGTTCAAGGTTTGTTAGCTTACtttctggttttcctctgcACCCAGATTAGAAGGGCCCTGATGGCTCTCCGCTGGTCCTTCACTGTAATGGACATGTTTCTCTCCAcgctgggagtgctgggggaTGTGTCTGATTCTGGACCACTGGGCCCAGa
It includes:
- the CLMN gene encoding calmin isoform X2; translation: MAGQEWDWFQREELIGHISDIRVQNLQVERENVQKRTFTRWINLHLGKCKPPLKVKDLFIDIQDGKILMALLEVLSGQKLMHEYKSSTHRIFRLNNIAKALKFLEDSNVKLVSIDAAEIADGNSSLVLGLIWNIILFFQIKELTGNLNRNSSSSSLSSGPSGPESDTSPSTPSVERNMSITVKDQRRAIRALLIWVQRKTRKYGVAVQDFTSSWRSGLAFLAVIKAIDCTLVDMKHALEKSARENLEDAFSIAQNKLGVPRLLEPEDIMVESPDEQSIVTYVAQFLEHFPELEGEDFTDPDRELPIESTYVHIKDTPSEKEGKILILSENEENMYTVNHERSHPAPPKVHIHDIPERIPSETISENCNGKLSQVSGDLQEASEEEPQRPTSLKITGPVIESNSSWEVPNDKFTSGEESISDDPLKQNDELSPAVLTDQKNSVDSFEEYSEELTKETPTEYDNETKSLSANTSSLSPVSWTSGILTDDSINKVEDSKPQSSIILPEDSSKQEDTQKYILHLLNKELETLSQDEHPKESPGLETIETNTCSLNDSNLKSQALSTQQETSDDSLSDIPKTPEDLDSCDEVESAAEVVSSSSKVSVIPHDLFYYPHYNVPISAVLNAYLEPCIEGYDTGNEKASSETVTDVLHDENLPEQDHKEDAPELDLENKLRTPPSETDTENSEEETTKTSSHANSSDEKEVPLLVDELEIEEDANKATDHEVSTIPQHPEAIVEHLKDLPIAIKTPEENSNTDEEEKNMIEEDFQISDVAITSLSQDDLEENAEFQEFTSSDSDANFHLRKRFSRNASEEETYGVNEQKMTDMDENPLIIGEKKDLEASETPAPTHEITIFEQPEIFYFVIFFWVLVYCLLLLPQLLSNKV
- the CLMN gene encoding calmin isoform X1; translated protein: MAGQEWDWFQREELIGHISDIRVQNLQVERENVQKRTFTRWINLHLGKCKPPLKVKDLFIDIQDGKILMALLEVLSGQKLMHEYKSSTHRIFRLNNIAKALKFLEDSNVKLVSIDAAEIADGNSSLVLGLIWNIILFFQIKELTGNLNRNSSSSSLSSGPSGPESDTSPSTPSVERNMSITVKDQRRAIRALLIWVQRKTRKYGVAVQDFTSSWRSGLAFLAVIKAIDCTLVDMKHALEKSARENLEDAFSIAQNKLGVPRLLEPEDIMVESPDEQSIVTYVAQFLEHFPELEGEDFTDPDRELPIESTYVHIKDTPSEKEGKILILSENEENMYTVNHERSHPAPPKVHIHDIPERIPSETISENCNGKLSQVSGDLQEASEEEPQRPTSLKITGPVIESNSSWEVPNDKFTSGEESISDDPLKQNDELSPAVLTDQKNSVDSFEEYSEELTKETPTEYDNETKSLSANTSSLSPVSWTSGILTDDSINKVEDSKPQSSIILPEDSSKQEDTQKYILHLLNKELETLSQDEHPKESPGLETIETNTCSLNDSNLKSQALSTQQETSDDSLSDIPKTPEDLDSCDEVESAAEVVSSSSKVSVIPHDLFYYPHYNVPISAVLNAYLEPCIEGYDTGNEKASSETVTDVLHDENLPEQDHKEDAPELDLENKLRTPPSETDTENSEEETTKTSSHANSSDEKEVPLLVDELEIEEDANKATDHEVSTIPQHPEAIVEHLKDLPIAIKTPEENSNTDEEEKNMIEEDFQISDVAITSLSQDDLEENAEFQEFTRSSDSDANFHLRKRFSRNASEEETYGVNEQKMTDMDENPLIIGEKKDLEASETPAPTHEITIFEQPEIFYFVIFFWVLVYCLLLLPQLLSNKV